The Longimicrobium sp. genomic interval GCGGTCGATGTACCCGATCGCATCGCCCGCCGCCGTGGGGACGAAGCAGACGCGCGGGTGGCGCTTGCCGGTCGCGGCCAGCACGTACTGGTCCAGCAGCGGGTTGTCCGGCTCCATGGTGAAGCCGCCGCCGCCCATCGCGATGATCTGGCCGGGGTGTGAAGGCATCGCCTGCGATCGAGGGTTGAGAGGAAGCACGCGGAACGCCGCTCATAATGCGTCCTGGAGCGACCCCGCGAAAGCCCGCACGACAGAGAAAGACGGAGGTCACGAAGCTGCTCCTCGCAGTCCTCCGCGACCTCCGTGTCCTCCGCGGGAGCCCCCGCCGTCGCGGGGAGCCGGTCACCCCGCCGGCGACCGCTCCGGTCCGCGAAGCAGCTCGCGCGTCGCGGCGTGCGACGGCCGCGCCAGCACCTCCTCCGCGGGCCCCAGCTCCACCATCGTCCCCTCCGCCAGCACGGCCACCCGGTCGCACACCGCGCGCGCGAAATCCACGTCGTGGGTGGAGATCAGCAGCCCGCGCCCCTGGCCGGCCAGCTCGCGCAGCGTCTCGCCCAGCGCGCCGCGGCGGGCGGGGTCCAGCGCCGCCGTGGGCTCGTCCATCAGCAGCATCAGCGGGTCCGGCGCCAGCGCGCGGGCGATCGCCACCCGCTGCGACTCGCCGCCGGAGAGCGCGCGCGGATACGCGGTCGCACGATGGGAGACGCCCAGCTCGTCCAGCAGCGCCATCGCCGTCTCCCGCGCCTTCGCCCGGGTCCACCCCAGCGCGTGCACCGGCGCCAGCATCACGTTCTCCAGCGCGGTCAGGTGCTCGAACAGGGCGTGGGCCTGGAACACCATCCCCACCTTGCGGCGCAGCCCCTTCAGCCGCGACTCGCGTGGCAGCGGGCCGGGGCGCAGCGCGAAGCCGTCCACCTCGATCGCGCCGCCGCTGAACGGCTGCAGCGCCGCGATGCTCCGCAGCACCGTCGACTTCCCCGCGCCCGACGCGCCCATCAGCGCGCACACCTCCCCGGG includes:
- a CDS encoding amino acid ABC transporter ATP-binding protein, with product MSGGLAVTGLRVAHGKREILRGVDLRVAPGEVCALMGASGAGKSTVLRSIAALQPFSGGAIEVDGFALRPGPLPRESRLKGLRRKVGMVFQAHALFEHLTALENVMLAPVHALGWTRAKARETAMALLDELGVSHRATAYPRALSGGESQRVAIARALAPDPLMLLMDEPTAALDPARRGALGETLRELAGQGRGLLISTHDVDFARAVCDRVAVLAEGTMVELGPAEEVLARPSHAATRELLRGPERSPAG